gggcagggagctgcaggggagagcggggaggaacggaggggagatctctctctccctctctcccccctgctccctcctgctgactgccgctactcaccgctcccccgcgccggcacccgaacctttcggctcgagcaggcaggtactcgctaaaggcaatgctcgctcgagcaattgcctttagcgagtatactcgcacatctctagtcaggacatgTGCGTGGCGCACTCCTCGCACCTGATCACTGAGGGGCATATAGTTCACGGCTCACCTATGTGATCGGCACACTCTTcctctgaaatactctgtgctgctgactCCATGCTAATTTTTGAGTGGGGGTTTGGGGAACCATCCTTTTTTAGATCCTGAGGGTGAAGCATTACATCAGTGTCCATTATAAGATGATTACGGCCTGAACGTGCATCCTCTCccgtggtggtgatggtggctctAGTGTGTGCTCACGCATTTCCGGTGCGCTAACCCTCGTTTCTTGCTATTCTTCATACGTTTACGTTATCCAATCAGATACAAACAAGGAGGTTATATGATCGTATATAATACAaatgggacaggtggggtctgcGGAACGATGAGGCCTCCTGCGCACAGATCTCCATTTTTTGATTCACTTGATTCCCACGTGATTGGAGCCCCACCGCCCGGGTGACTGATTTTTGTTTCTCCACGTCTCTATGATTGCAGACTATGAACATTTATTGTGTAGACCCACTATAGGGACTTTGGGCATGCCCACTGTATGGATGCACCCTTCCTCTAGTGTTAGGGTGACTTTATACGGGCGCAGAAACCTTTGTACGAAAATCCCTATTTCCAGTGTGCAGATGCTGAAACTGAATtgaaaaatgacagaattctgtatcaaaatctgaaTTTAGGCATGCAGATGTTACCGGGGCCTAGGAGacggcggggtagagtttgggccttgtcatggtggctccacagtctcccacccggagggtaaccggtgacacgtccaagggcaggttaataaatgggAAACccacttagggagtacctgagtCCTTttagtcactcgtgacgccaccgtttcttctgcagCGGGGAATTCCTAGATGGTGGAGTAAATACTCTCACGCGCTGCTTATGTGGGAGGATTCCTGGTTGTCGGAGTAAATCTACACATACGCAGGTACTTTTTAAGACCCTGCGTCTGGAAATGGATGGGTGACCGGTCGTTTTACTCAACCTTAGCAGCAAATACAGTTCAGCAGTTTCCTAGACAGGTGGTGTGACGGGGAGAACTCACGGGacatcaggagaaaccacagtcacagttatctgtaggtcctggcccggcaccacactctctTCTAATCTCTATCAGTCCACAATCACGGTCAGGTTCACGCTGCTAAACCtttgggagtagtagtccattcGCTCTGCCTCTTACCTGCAACCTGTGTGGTTTAGAATGGATCTGTGTGGAACTCctgaagacctctcttctccctcTGAACTGTTTCAGAACTCAGAACAGAACTCCTTTAAAAACGCCTTGCAAGCACAAATATCTCACAAGGTCACTTGACAAACAAAcggatacatttcccagacagtcagctcacataccagacagttaacccttccagtactgcagctatgcaatacacataattgatgcaacacagaagacactgataaGACAAATGCACTCATACAGTTATGGGGGGCCATTGTACTGGGCCACCACAATGTCAATGGAATATACATCCTCATGTGAAGACCTCCTTGGGAGAGGAAGGAAGGGCAAACACATTGACATCTTTGTTCCGGGCGAAAAGCCTGTGTTGTAGGATGGGGGTCTGCATCAGGTTGTTTCTGGATGTGATGTATATGGAGGGTAAGAGGTGGCTGCAATatataacggggggggggggggtcaggtgtGATCTATGTAGGGGGGGTAGCTTGGTCTCAGTCCCACATTGTCTGTCTGATTCCACATGTTTCAATATATCTTCTGCAGTGCACACTGTGTAGTGACTGGAGGCGCTGCCCGCTCTCATGTTAGTGTTGCTGCTTTTGTCATCTTCTCCAGGTGTGAACATCGGTGGCGTTGGCTCCTACATCTATGACACGACTCCGCGTGCCCCTGAGAGACCACCTCTGCCCACCAGCCCTGCCCGCACCAACCTCTCCAAACCACCAACAAGAGGTTTGTATGGACTTCAGAGGTGACGGGGTCCTATACTTATGTGTGGTTTTCtgccttggtttcctattcccaatcattgttttacagacttgttaaaaagtcatacattgatttgaaggaataatgccatccactaggtggcgctgcagaggtattgttccatcttccctatttgcatgcATTACCCAGAAGagtgtgcatggccttataaatctccttacTCACTTTtcatgtcttctcacaccccttctgggtgctctccttggggagagacaatgccatcccctgacccactcaccccctaggagtgttcacacacttttttttgggcgctctccttaaggagagacaacacccctcttgacaCGCTTATATTAGACACATGGCCACAACTGCTGCACACCATCACAAGCCTCCAACCCCAGAGGACAGATACGAGGCCAACTCCTCATATATACGGATTCAACAGTGTGCTGGGTAAATCTATTGTCTTCTGCTATCAGCCATTTGATCCTGACTGTAGGACCGGGAATAATTCTTTTGTTTTTCGTTGTCAGCCATCATTAGTGAAATGATTGACATGAGTATAATGTTTTCCATTTCTTGCAGTTGTGACTCCCACCCGAACATTTGCAGGGGAAAAGGCGCTGTGTCCAGGCTGCGGGGAGCCGGTGTACTTTGGTGAGTGCGGGTTTTGATGAGGGTCGCGCTTCCCGGAGTCGCGTCTGATTGCCGCTTGTCTTTACAGCTGAGAAGGTGATGTCACTGGGCAGGAACTGGCATCGCCCGTGCCTCCGGTGTCAGCGCTGTAACAAGACTCTGACCGCGGGCGGTCATGCAGAGGTGAGGACAGTTGTCTGTAACCGTTCAGTGGGtgctgttctctgttatcagccatggtCATGTATGTGGGAAAGCTCAGCCTCTGTAATAAGCATGGGAAGGGTTTCCTTCATTACATGCGTATTTGGTGTGCATATAAAACCCCAatagcctatattggtgtgtaTTACGTGCCTAAATCTGGCATGCTACTTTTTTTGGAGTTTTGAGGGAGCCGTTACGGCGCAAACCTGATCTGTAGCGCTAGAATGCCGACGGGTCATATCCAaggcaacctgggaataaacacttctgaagtgccaggagaagTAGATGGTTTTTAGAGttgcagacacaaaatccaaagcagaaccacttTGTAAACTTTTACAATTCATTTGACAACCACTTTTGCGtagatggaatacccctttaagcaatttttgacaaaaaaatggcatgacacccttgcctcacTGTCTGAGGTTTCTTAACCCGAGGGGGGAAAAAGTTTCCAAAATGTACAAATAGAtcattttaaattcctatttcttttgggtcccccccccccccccataccatcAGCAAATTATTTCTCACCCTCTCTTCTTGCAGCACGATGGTCTGCCATACTGCCACGTTCCCTGCTATGGTCATCTATTTGGAccgaaaggtgagtattcttacTCTGTGTCCAGTCAGATGTGTGTGGCCCCTGGAGGTATATTTTTAGTAAATCTAGCAGAACAATTGACTCTTCACCTTCGACTCCTGACCTTTGCTCACAGGTGTGAATATCGGCGATGTCGGCTGTTACTTGTACGACCCATTAGTGGACAATGAGAAACCGGATGAGAAGTGAAAAGGTATGGATATGTGGCTATTATATATCTAGAGCGTAATGATGTTGGTGCTCTATAATATAACTGGAGAGCGCTGTGacattactgctcctatgtaataTATAACCGATGGCCTAAGAGAGCGATCATATCGCTGGACCTGTATAATATACAACCGATGGCTGCAGTGTAACTATGTAAtctcctgtataatataactgatggcttgagagcagtgatgtcactactgtataATGTATAACTGATAGCTAGAGCACTTATGTCACTGATCGTGTataatatacagggtgtagtcaaaaagacagaTCCAGCGCCATTTCTGAATATTGGGGTCCTATTTTGAAATGACACTAGCGTACATGAatgggaaggcatggatgcgctacacgatGGTCACTGGGAACCTCAGTGATCGCCTCGTTCGACCTGTGCTCATTCCAGAGAGATGCAACgcggatcggtacctgaatctcctgcagacgatggtggatgacttcctggatgatcttccTCTATCGTAGCAAAAAGAAGCCAGTtccagtacgctttccttacttcagtcatagcagtggtccaACGGGACTTAGAGAcgtggaaagtggatttctgcatctcacatgctactcttcaacttcgcagttgggttttactctctatttcGTACAGGGCTCCGACACAAAATTAAAGTCCATGTTGTGGGGCCCGTGCGCCTTATCGTGTAGCGtatccatgctttcctattcaagtattctattgttatttcaatctaGGACCCTAGTATGAGAGATAGTGCTGGATCtggctttttgactacaccctgtatataacTGATGTACAGGAGATGACATCACAGCTCTCTAGCTAATACTAATGGCTGGAGagttcagtgatgtcactgcctcTATATAATCGATAGCCGATGGTTGCAAAGTTCTGATGTCTCCTGTATAATATAACCGATGGCTGGGGAGCTGTGATGTCACTGATATAGAATATGTATATAACTGGTACCTAGAGCGCTGATGTGAGATATACATATACTGATGGCTCGAGAgcttagtgatgtcactgctcttgTGTAATATGATGTATGTAAATTGCAGATGTTAATGCTGCTTTTCTGGATGTTTTGCAGGTCTTTCTGGATGTCTCCTCTAGAAGTTCTGTCATTCTTCTTTGTTAACCCGTCACTACTGAAATGCCCTCTGAGAACCTGTTAAGTTTCAGTGTACCATTAGCAGTCCCTATGCCCAGTTGTCGATCATCATGGCGTAATAGTGGTGGTCTCAGGATCCCTTGCACAACTGGTATTGTCCCCCTTGAACTTAGCTGCTATATTACAATCTCCTAATGTGCAGGTTCCCCTGGCGAGGAGGGGGTTAACCTGTTTTCATGGGACGCACGAGGTGTTGGTCATAGATGCACAAAGTCATATAACTTGTATCCCACACTGCACACGTATGTATCACATGATGGGGGATAACTGGATGTCACGCTGTGGGCCGCAGTAAAGTTCCCGTCCTTCATGCAGCGTCCGGTGTGTTGTGTTCTCCTAGCGACGGCTCTGAGTCTTGGATTGGCAATGGCGTTCCCTGCAGCACATTGCACCTATGGTGACTGGTTATAACACCGATATCAATGACTATAGGAAAACTGGAATGTATTTCCACTTAGCATCCAGGGTCATGATGAATGGTACCGCTTGTCTGATAGTATACTTCTTGTGGGGGCAGACCAGTCCGTGGGGGCAAGTCATCCATGTTCTCATGTTTTCAGCATGGGtggaggtcttatttttgggagatgGTGGAGAATAAAACATTGGCTGATGGTCTATTGGTCACAGACCGAGGGACCTGGGGTATAATACGCTTGTAATAACAGTGTGGAGGTGGTCTGCACCCCTAGATCTCATGGCTCAGGATTCTGGATCCTGTGGCCATGTAGGATGCTACAGGTCATCATCGTATATTGAGGGAGGGGCGTTTTGCAGCAGTCACACTTTACAGCTCCACTTGTTATGGGTCTTGTTCCTCCCCTCAAACCTCCCCTTGGCTGCAGCAGGAGTCCCCCATCTTCTAGATATGATCGCTTGCTCTGTTCCCCTTTATAtctacactgcagtatatacctCACGCTGTCACATCCCTCAGAGGCCAAGTCCCATGGGACTGCGCGGTCATTAAGGACTGTTATGGCGTTGGCAGTAGAGACCGCATTTGGAGGTTCAGTGCTGATACTATGTTGACCTGCAGCTCTTGAGGCCGTGAAGATCCATTAGTCCCGTGCTTTATTTTTCTTTCCATCTGCTGCCCTGCGGTGTTCCACATCACTGATGAGTTCTGGCAGGGGGACATTATGGGTCTCGGGGAGGAGAGCTGCTGTCAGGCCAGAGACCAGCGCCATGCTGCAGAATATCACATTGGATAGAGGTGGCCAGTAGTCATCCAGTAGTTTTATCAGTGGAGCAACAGCGACACCGAGTCTCCCCACAAATGAAGTGTAACCAGCGCCATTCTGCCTGATATGGACAAAAAGAGAAAgagcaaatgaggacccccaacTCTGAAGCGACTCAAATTACACCTACCTCCTACGTTATTTTGGAGGAACAAATAGCCAACCCATTATTACGCAAGAAGGTACCTTTCCATGGACCAATTATCCGGATCATTGCTGGAAAGAGTGAAAGCAAACAATAGTGGTTCTGTCTAAACACAACCACCACCAGGGGGCGGAACGATAACTCCCTCGCTAGTCattgcaaagaaagaaaaaaaaaaaagggggtactGGGTGGTTAGGAGTCGTCTGGTGTAAAGTACTTGAATGACTTGCGAACTcctttgcatggagatccccctCCATGAATGATATATCGGCAAACTTAAACAATCATCACTCCATGTAAAAGAAAACACGCGACTAGCGTTCATATGCTTCAGCGACTTTTCTGAACGATAGTTGCTCGAGTTGAAGGGATCTTTAGTCTTGTGGGGCTCCCATATTCTCTCCAGCTTGGCTTAGACACTTCATACAGGTGAAGACTCCACCAAGGCCCAACCAGATGTTCAGGTCCTCCCCACCTCTCGGGTTCTCCTGCCTGATTACTCCTTCCTCCCAGGTTGTTCTTCTGATAACTTCCTACCCCCATCTTAGCTTACACCTGCCTCTTAACTTCACAGATAGTTGCTCAATGCCAGGAAACAGCGGCAAAAGCATATTCTAATTTACATGACTTCCCACCTTTCTTATGCTCACCTGCCTGACTTCCCCATGTCTCAGCTTTTCCTGCTGGACTTccccacctctacctctcagGTTCTCCTGCCTGTTGTTGACCTATAGTCTAGGTCATTGGGTGCTTTCTTGGGCATGTTACCTGATTACTGTAGGATACAGTTCAGCTGTGTACAGAATGACTACAGTAAATGCCGCCTCAGAGAATCCCTTTCCAATAATGGCAATAGTGGTTCGCAGCGGCTCCAGTGCTGTGAAATAAAGCAGAGTGTAAATCCAAGGCCCCAGCAGATGTAGGACGCCATGTAGAGCAACGTCCTACACATCTCACTGAGGGCATCATCCCAGTCAGGGATCATATAGGGGCCTTTCACACGAGCTCCAATTAGAACGCAGGACCTACCCCAATCCACAGCTGTAGAAGTCCACACCAAAAGCTACAGGTCTCACTACAGATTTTGATATAAAATTGCAGGTAGGTTTTAAGCAATTATTtagttttgcatcaaaatctgcatctggTCTCATTTTTGGTGCGGATCATACTGCGGCTTACAGTGCATCCTGCAGTCTAATTCTGGCTGGTATGAAAGTTGCCTTACCCAGGTATATGAAGTCCATTATACATTCCTACATATCATACTGGTTCGCTTTATGTTTTCAGGTTCATGAACCATTTTATAGTTCTTTATATACCGtaatacagcactgtgcaaaagttttaggcaggtatggaagaaatgctgcaaagtaagaatgctttcaaaaatagaagtgttaatggtttattttgtcaattaacaaaatgcgaaGTGACTGAACTAAAGAGAGAGCTAAATCGGATCAGTATTTGGTGTAAcaacctttgccttcaaaactgtATCAGTTCGAGGGTAGACTTGCacacagtcagggattttgtaggattatagtcaggtgtgtgGCTAACCAATTATTCCACATGGGTCATaatgcttgatgctcgttcgagtattagggtacttgatggtgctcgttactcgaacgagcatcaaattgtgttcgaccctgccccagtttttggctcctccccgccgcagcgcgcatcattggcaaatttgttGTGTggcggagagggagagagaaccacatacaaaaatgctcgagtctcctattgtagtcaatgaggttcgttactcgagtagagctctcgaattttacgaaaagctcgactcgaataacgcggacccgagcatttgggtgctggctcatctctagtcataatgatcatcattttcagaGGGAAGTTGAAATAGTCCTTAAAAAAAAGAGTGGTGTAGAAAGCTTAGAACTGGGTGCGGAACTGCTACACTCTGATACAAAGGTCAGGTTGTGGAAGACCGTTGTCACAGCTCTTACATCAtgacaagacacaaggtagttatacttcatcagcaaggtctctcccagacaAAGACtttaaagcagactggggtttcaagatgtggtgttcaagctcttttgaaaaaGCACAAAGAAACGTGCGATGTTGAGGACTGTAGACACAGTGGTTGACCAAGAAAACAATGCAGCAGATGAGACTCATCATGCTTCCCGTTGAAATTGGAAGATTTTCAGAACTGACAGAagccagtgggacccaggtacacccatctactgtttggagaagtctggccagaagtggtgttcatggaagaattgtggccaaaaagacaTACCTTCAACGTAGAAACAATGCCAAGTGACTCAATTAGGAAGAAAAACATGGGAACtgaggtgcagaaaaatggcagcaggtgcgcAGGACTAATGAGGCATGATATAAAATATATGGCTGTAACCAAAGGCAGTATGTTCTCTGTAGGGCtgtagagcggtacaataatgagtgactgcaggcagcagtgaagtatggtggagagcggtactgaaatgagtgtctgcaggcagcagtgaagcatggtggagagcggtactgaaatgagtgtctgcaggcagcagtgaagcatggtggagagcggtactgaaatgagtgtctgcaggcagcagtgaagcatggtggggagcggtacaataatgtgtgtctgcaggcagcagtgaagcatggtggagagcggtacaataatgagtgactgcaggcagcagtgaagtatgatgaagagtggtacaataatgaatgtctgcaggcagcagtgaagtatggtggagagtggtacagtaatgagtgtctgcaggcagcagtgaagtatggtggaatTTACTTTAAAatgtttaggactgcatttcagcaaatggactTGGAGATTtgctcaggattaatggtgttatcaatgctgagaaaaaaaatgacagacaGTACCATCAGGGAGGTGTCTGATTGTCTCTAAATGTATTCTCCAGCAGGACGACAATCCCAAAAATCCAGCCAATTCATTAAGACTATTTTCAGCATAAGGGTTCTTTCTGCCGCGCATAGGCATTTTTATGTGTCCCACTGGCGccgtaaaaactcgtgaacgggtGTGCCCGTTTAGACGGCATGGgctcggcgcatatacgccgaggctgccatgccgttgcctccccttccctccccctcgcttgctcacctcctctctccttccctccggctagggaggggggggggagaggaggaggtgggagtttagcagtcacgctgctcaaCTCTCTCCCAActtc
Above is a window of Eleutherodactylus coqui strain aEleCoq1 chromosome 3, aEleCoq1.hap1, whole genome shotgun sequence DNA encoding:
- the CRIP3 gene encoding cysteine-rich protein 3; the encoded protein is MSSQCPRCLSPVFYAEKVSSLGKNWHRFCLKCELCNKVLSAGGHAEHDGRPYCHKPCYAVLFGPKGVNIGGVGSYIYDTTPRAPERPPLPTSPARTNLSKPPTRVVTPTRTFAGEKALCPGCGEPVYFAEKVMSLGRNWHRPCLRCQRCNKTLTAGGHAEHDGLPYCHVPCYGHLFGPKGVNIGDVGCYLYDPLVDNEKPDEK